Proteins found in one Aquibium microcysteis genomic segment:
- a CDS encoding Tim44 domain-containing protein, producing MLRMRGLTFFALFAALFVSFTLVSTDFAEARRGGSFGSRGSRTFQAPPPTRTAPAQTAPVERSMTPAPAPGATRQQQTGAQQAAGPQRPGMFGGGLGGSLMRGILIGGLFGMLLGYGFGGMAGALGFLIQLLLVGALIWLAMAFFRSRRTPAMAGGAPSGGHGFGREPTRRDAAPSGDTRRAGGFTVPSIGGGAAAQVESEPEIEHIRLDQADLDTFQQRLTEVQEAFSREDHAALRRLSTPEMVSFFSEELAQNATRGVVNAVSGVHLLQADIAEAWREHDRDYATAALRYEAVDVLRDRATGALAGGSEEPSETVELWTFVRERGGAWKLSAIQEA from the coding sequence ATGCTGCGCATGCGCGGTCTCACCTTCTTCGCCCTCTTCGCGGCGCTCTTCGTGTCCTTCACGCTGGTCTCGACGGATTTCGCCGAGGCACGGCGCGGCGGCAGCTTCGGCAGCCGCGGATCGCGCACCTTCCAGGCGCCACCTCCCACCCGCACCGCTCCGGCCCAGACCGCACCCGTCGAGCGCTCGATGACGCCGGCACCGGCGCCGGGCGCCACCCGCCAGCAGCAGACGGGCGCGCAGCAGGCGGCCGGCCCGCAGCGGCCCGGGATGTTCGGCGGCGGCCTCGGCGGGTCGCTGATGCGCGGCATCCTGATCGGCGGCCTGTTCGGCATGCTGCTCGGCTACGGCTTCGGCGGCATGGCCGGCGCGCTCGGCTTCCTGATCCAGCTCCTGCTGGTCGGAGCTTTGATCTGGCTGGCAATGGCCTTCTTCCGCTCGCGCCGGACTCCGGCCATGGCCGGCGGCGCGCCCTCGGGCGGCCACGGCTTCGGCCGCGAACCGACGCGGCGAGACGCGGCGCCTTCCGGCGACACACGCAGGGCTGGCGGTTTCACCGTTCCCTCGATCGGTGGCGGGGCGGCGGCCCAGGTCGAAAGCGAGCCTGAGATCGAGCACATCCGGCTCGATCAGGCCGACCTCGACACGTTCCAGCAGCGGCTGACCGAGGTGCAGGAGGCCTTCTCGCGCGAAGATCATGCAGCGCTGCGCCGGCTGTCGACGCCCGAGATGGTGTCGTTCTTCTCCGAGGAACTCGCCCAGAACGCCACGCGCGGCGTGGTGAACGCGGTCTCGGGCGTGCATCTCCTGCAGGCCGACATCGCCGAGGCATGGCGCGAACACGACCGCGACTATGCCACCGCGGCGCTGCGCTACGAGGCCGTCGACGTGCTGCGTGACCGCGCCACGGGCGCGCTCGCCGGCGGCTCGGAGGAGCCCAGCGAGACGGTCGAACTCTGGACCTTCGTGCGCGAGCGTGGCGGCGCGTGGAAGCTGTCGGCGATTCAGGAGGCGTGA
- a CDS encoding aldo/keto reductase: MMTPIARTTLPCGETLPVLGQGTWMMGEDQGSRSAEVSALRTGIDLGMTLIDTAEMYAAGGAETVVAEAIAGRRDDLFLVSKVLPSNASRTATMRACEASLRRLGTDRIDLYLLHWRGNIPLAETVEAFEALKAAGKIRHWGVSNFDADDMDELAGVPAGSAVQTNQVLYNLATRGIEFDLLPQARAAGLPIMAYSPVAQGDLAADRRLSALAERHGATAAQVALAFVLSRPGVIAIPKATQQRHVRANRAAADLVLSAADLAELDRLFPPPRRKMALQMI; the protein is encoded by the coding sequence ATCATGACCCCGATCGCCCGAACCACCCTTCCCTGCGGAGAAACCTTGCCCGTGCTCGGCCAGGGAACGTGGATGATGGGAGAAGACCAGGGCAGCCGGTCCGCCGAGGTGTCGGCGCTTCGGACCGGGATCGACCTTGGCATGACGCTGATCGACACCGCGGAGATGTATGCCGCGGGCGGAGCCGAGACGGTCGTTGCCGAAGCCATCGCCGGCAGGCGCGACGACCTGTTCCTCGTCTCGAAGGTGCTTCCGTCCAACGCCTCCCGCACGGCCACGATGCGCGCCTGCGAGGCAAGCCTGCGGCGGCTGGGAACGGATCGCATCGACCTCTATCTGCTGCACTGGCGCGGAAACATACCTCTGGCCGAAACGGTGGAGGCCTTCGAGGCGCTGAAGGCGGCAGGCAAGATCCGCCACTGGGGCGTCAGCAACTTCGACGCTGACGACATGGACGAGCTCGCCGGCGTGCCCGCTGGCAGTGCCGTGCAGACCAACCAGGTGCTCTACAACCTCGCCACACGCGGCATCGAGTTCGACCTCCTGCCGCAGGCTCGGGCAGCCGGACTTCCCATCATGGCTTACTCACCGGTGGCGCAGGGTGACCTTGCGGCAGACCGACGGCTTTCTGCCCTCGCGGAGCGGCATGGCGCGACGGCGGCGCAGGTGGCGCTGGCCTTCGTGCTGTCGCGTCCCGGCGTCATCGCCATTCCCAAGGCCACGCAGCAACGGCATGTCCGCGCCAACCGCGCCGCCGCCGACCTCGTGCTGTCGGCGGCCGATCTTGCCGAACTGGATCGCCTGTTCCCGCCGCCGCGCCGGAAGATGGCGCTGCAGATGATCTGA
- the pheT gene encoding phenylalanine--tRNA ligase subunit beta: protein MKFTLSWLKDHLETEASLAEICERLTMIGLEVEHVDDKAALKPFVIAKVLTAEKHPDADKLRVLTVDTGAGQPIQVVCGAPNARAGLIGAFAAPGTYVPGIDVTLSVGKIRGVESRGMMCSERELMLSDEHDGIIDLPDDAPVGQSFAAWAKLDDPVIEINLTPNRPDATGVHGIARDLAAAGLGTLRTGAVEPVGGAGDCPVKVTIEADDLCPGFALRLVRGVRNGPSPKWMQQRLMAIGLRPINALVDITNYITFDRGRPLHVFDAAKVKGDLVVRRARDGEKVLALDGRQYTLTPEMCVIADDNGVESIAGIMGGEHSGCDETTTDVLIESALWNPLNIARTGRELGIITDARYRFERGVDHEFMGAGLELATRMVLDLCGGEASTERVVGYAGHTAKTIAFPVSEVTRLTGIEVPAEEARDILERLGFGVADVFGMDISDGPRNAGSTLSYLSADNMRNVRRKGAFEVTVPSWRPDVEGKADLVEEVMRIHGVEKIAPQPMVSHDAVNGRILTTLQVRTRAARRALAVRGMMEAVTWSFIPARHAELFGGGQEALKLANPIAADMSDMRPSLLPGLLAAAQRNADRGFADVALFEVSGTYEGDGANQQRRVAAGVRRGTARVDGSGRAWSGHAAAVGVFDAKADALAALEACGAPVDKLQVEPGGPAWYHPGRSGTIKLGPKVVLATFGEFHPRTLEALDVSGPLCGFEVYVDAVPEPKARATRTKPRLDLSPFQAVRRDFAFVVDKAVEAGTLTKAALAADRKLITGVTVFDVFEGASLGEGRKSIAIEVSIQPVDKTLTDEDFEALAGRIVENVKKQTGGVLRG, encoded by the coding sequence ATGAAATTCACCCTGTCCTGGCTGAAGGATCACCTCGAGACCGAGGCGTCCCTCGCCGAAATCTGCGAACGGCTGACGATGATCGGCCTCGAGGTCGAGCATGTCGACGACAAGGCGGCGCTGAAGCCCTTCGTCATCGCCAAGGTGCTGACGGCTGAGAAACACCCCGACGCCGACAAACTGCGGGTTCTGACGGTGGACACCGGCGCTGGCCAGCCGATTCAGGTGGTGTGCGGCGCGCCCAATGCGCGCGCCGGGCTGATCGGCGCCTTCGCCGCGCCGGGAACCTACGTGCCCGGCATCGACGTGACGCTCTCGGTCGGCAAGATCCGCGGCGTGGAGAGCCGAGGCATGATGTGCTCGGAGCGCGAGCTGATGCTGTCGGACGAGCATGACGGCATCATCGACCTGCCGGACGACGCGCCGGTGGGCCAGTCCTTCGCCGCCTGGGCGAAGCTCGACGATCCCGTCATCGAGATCAACCTGACGCCCAACCGGCCGGACGCGACCGGCGTGCACGGCATCGCGCGCGACCTTGCAGCGGCAGGCCTCGGCACGCTCAGGACCGGCGCGGTCGAGCCCGTCGGCGGTGCCGGCGACTGCCCGGTGAAGGTGACGATCGAAGCGGACGACCTCTGCCCCGGCTTCGCTCTGCGGCTGGTGCGCGGCGTCAGGAACGGGCCGTCGCCGAAGTGGATGCAGCAGCGGCTGATGGCGATCGGCCTGCGCCCGATCAACGCGCTGGTGGACATCACAAACTACATCACCTTCGACCGCGGCCGGCCGCTGCACGTCTTCGACGCCGCCAAGGTGAAGGGCGACCTCGTGGTGCGGCGCGCCCGCGACGGCGAAAAAGTGCTGGCGCTCGACGGGCGCCAGTACACGCTGACACCGGAAATGTGCGTCATCGCCGACGACAATGGCGTTGAGTCCATCGCCGGCATCATGGGCGGCGAGCATTCGGGCTGCGACGAGACCACCACCGACGTGCTGATCGAATCGGCGCTTTGGAATCCGCTCAACATTGCGCGCACCGGCCGCGAGCTCGGCATCATCACCGATGCACGCTACCGCTTCGAGCGCGGCGTCGACCACGAATTCATGGGTGCAGGCCTGGAACTCGCCACCCGCATGGTTCTGGATCTCTGCGGCGGCGAGGCATCGACGGAGCGGGTCGTCGGCTACGCGGGCCATACCGCGAAGACGATCGCCTTCCCGGTTTCGGAAGTGACTCGGCTGACCGGCATAGAGGTGCCGGCCGAGGAGGCGCGCGACATCCTGGAGCGACTCGGTTTCGGCGTGGCCGACGTGTTCGGCATGGATATCTCCGACGGTCCGCGCAACGCCGGCTCGACGCTGAGCTACCTGTCGGCCGACAACATGCGCAACGTTCGCCGCAAGGGCGCATTCGAGGTGACGGTCCCGTCCTGGCGGCCGGACGTGGAGGGCAAGGCGGATCTCGTCGAGGAGGTGATGCGCATCCACGGCGTCGAGAAGATCGCGCCGCAGCCGATGGTGTCGCACGACGCCGTCAACGGCCGCATCCTGACCACGCTGCAGGTCCGCACCCGCGCGGCGCGGCGGGCGCTCGCGGTGCGCGGGATGATGGAGGCCGTCACCTGGTCATTCATTCCCGCCAGGCACGCCGAATTGTTCGGTGGCGGACAGGAGGCGCTGAAGCTCGCCAACCCGATCGCCGCCGACATGTCGGACATGCGGCCCTCGCTGCTGCCCGGCCTGCTCGCGGCGGCGCAGCGCAATGCCGATCGCGGCTTCGCCGACGTGGCGCTGTTCGAGGTGTCGGGCACCTACGAGGGCGACGGCGCCAACCAGCAGCGGCGCGTGGCGGCCGGCGTGCGCCGCGGCACCGCGCGCGTGGACGGCTCCGGCCGCGCCTGGTCCGGCCATGCGGCGGCCGTCGGTGTGTTCGACGCCAAGGCAGACGCGCTGGCCGCGCTGGAAGCCTGCGGCGCGCCGGTGGACAAGCTGCAGGTCGAGCCCGGCGGACCGGCCTGGTATCACCCCGGCCGCTCCGGCACGATCAAGCTCGGCCCGAAGGTGGTGCTCGCCACCTTCGGCGAGTTCCACCCGCGCACGCTGGAGGCGCTCGACGTGTCGGGGCCGCTCTGCGGCTTCGAGGTTTACGTCGACGCCGTTCCGGAGCCGAAGGCGCGCGCCACCCGCACCAAGCCGCGTCTGGATCTGTCGCCCTTCCAGGCGGTGCGTCGCGACTTCGCCTTCGTGGTGGACAAGGCCGTGGAGGCCGGCACGCTGACCAAGGCGGCGCTCGCGGCCGACAGGAAGCTGATCACCGGCGTGACGGTGTTCGACGTGTTCGAAGGCGCCTCGCTCGGCGAGGGCCGCAAGTCGATCGCCATCGAGGTATCGATCCAGCCGGTCGACAAGACGCTGACCGACGAGGATTTCGAGGCGCTCGCCGGCCGGATCGTCGAGAACGTGAAGAAGCAGACCGGCGGCGTGCTGCGGGGATGA
- a CDS encoding GFA family protein translates to MQAEPIVTVSHTGGCRCGAVRFEASDEPHHISYCHCTDCRRATGAPVSAFVGFAADNVRFTIGDPRLFENGAASRSFCATCGSPIAYADARLENQIWFMLGAMDRPEDYVPTLHAYVCEQLRYVHMPDDLPRLVRSSVERSGSPQ, encoded by the coding sequence ATGCAGGCGGAACCGATCGTGACCGTTTCCCACACCGGCGGATGCCGCTGCGGAGCCGTGCGCTTCGAGGCCTCCGACGAGCCGCACCACATCAGCTACTGCCACTGCACCGACTGCCGCCGCGCCACCGGTGCGCCCGTTTCCGCCTTCGTCGGCTTTGCGGCCGACAACGTGCGATTTACCATCGGCGACCCGCGCCTGTTCGAGAACGGTGCGGCCAGCCGGAGCTTCTGCGCGACCTGCGGCTCGCCCATTGCCTATGCCGACGCACGACTGGAGAACCAGATCTGGTTCATGCTCGGCGCGATGGACCGCCCGGAAGACTATGTACCGACCCTGCACGCCTATGTGTGCGAACAACTGCGCTACGTGCACATGCCCGACGACCTGCCGCGGCTGGTGCGGTCGAGCGTGGAGAGATCAGGATCCCCGCAATGA
- a CDS encoding PRC-barrel domain-containing protein, producing MKRPGPRRPLPPRAVSALSHPQKNTSNPTRGHEMKNPTKLLLAAGLMCGTAAPAALAQEANQNAAVQACQRLTQIVQEYDGRFRDEWIDRANDVISSDGRLECAQYVAQAEQAIDELERRDRMAQQQGQGGQLQAGTGQASADQAGTAANQNRQGNAAQADTDVDGGRIVVSQPEPRVLVEQDAPEITYSQDPAQARVEQAAPQIIVRQAEPTVRVQMPRPQITITQAEPEIIVRLPEPNVTVDVPEPRFNVSQSQPEVRVNQPEPEVSVQMEQPEVNVQDQDQAQVQVERGQAVVRREGAEQQARVQIERAQPQVRYERAEPNIEFEMEGEPQVTYNRTGEPNVRVERMGDQAANQQDEQSGRDRQSQANQQAMQDQQDDDRTASIQRDRIPEQAYDALRGDARIQGAATTIRVSELVDRQVVNARGEQLGQVERVVANGNRTYLILSEGGFLGMGEREVALPLDRVSSIRGDEQLVLQGLSEEDLEAMPRWNAGNSQELGENDEVDIFES from the coding sequence GTGAAACGACCCGGGCCGCGGCGACCCCTCCCTCCGCGGGCGGTCAGCGCTCTCTCGCATCCCCAGAAGAACACTTCGAATCCAACGAGAGGACACGAGATGAAGAACCCAACGAAACTTCTCCTTGCTGCGGGCCTGATGTGCGGCACCGCTGCCCCGGCCGCCTTGGCACAGGAGGCCAACCAGAATGCAGCCGTCCAGGCCTGCCAGCGTCTGACGCAGATCGTGCAGGAGTACGACGGCCGCTTCCGCGACGAGTGGATCGATCGCGCCAATGACGTGATCTCCAGCGACGGGCGCCTCGAATGTGCGCAATATGTGGCGCAGGCCGAACAGGCGATCGACGAACTCGAGCGCCGCGACCGGATGGCTCAGCAGCAGGGCCAGGGCGGTCAGCTGCAGGCAGGAACCGGCCAGGCGTCCGCCGATCAGGCCGGCACGGCTGCGAACCAGAACCGTCAGGGGAATGCCGCTCAGGCCGACACGGACGTCGATGGCGGCCGCATCGTCGTGAGCCAGCCGGAGCCGCGTGTGCTCGTCGAGCAGGACGCTCCCGAGATCACCTACTCGCAGGATCCCGCGCAGGCCCGGGTCGAGCAGGCCGCACCGCAGATCATCGTGCGTCAGGCCGAGCCGACGGTGCGGGTCCAGATGCCGCGTCCGCAGATCACGATCACGCAGGCCGAGCCGGAGATCATCGTCCGCCTGCCGGAGCCGAACGTGACCGTGGACGTGCCGGAACCCCGGTTCAACGTCTCCCAGTCGCAGCCGGAGGTTCGCGTGAACCAGCCTGAGCCGGAGGTTTCGGTGCAGATGGAGCAGCCCGAGGTCAACGTCCAGGATCAGGACCAGGCCCAGGTGCAGGTCGAACGCGGCCAGGCCGTCGTCCGTCGCGAGGGCGCCGAACAGCAGGCCCGGGTACAGATCGAGCGCGCCCAGCCTCAGGTTCGCTACGAGCGCGCCGAGCCCAACATCGAGTTCGAGATGGAAGGTGAGCCGCAGGTGACCTACAACCGCACCGGCGAGCCGAACGTCCGCGTCGAGCGGATGGGCGATCAGGCGGCGAATCAGCAGGACGAGCAGTCCGGACGGGATCGTCAGTCGCAGGCAAACCAGCAGGCGATGCAGGATCAGCAGGACGATGATCGCACCGCCTCGATCCAGCGGGACCGGATACCGGAGCAGGCCTACGACGCTCTGCGCGGTGATGCCCGGATACAGGGCGCGGCGACCACCATCCGCGTCAGCGAGCTGGTTGACCGCCAGGTGGTGAACGCCCGCGGCGAGCAGCTCGGCCAGGTCGAGCGCGTCGTCGCCAATGGCAACCGCACCTATCTGATCCTTTCGGAAGGCGGCTTTCTGGGCATGGGCGAGCGGGAAGTCGCTCTGCCGCTGGACCGGGTCTCCTCCATCCGTGGTGACGAGCAGCTGGTCCTTCAGGGGCTGAGCGAGGAAGACCTCGAGGCCATGCCGCGCTGGAACGCCGGCAACAGCCAGGAGCTCGGCGAGAACGACGAGGTCGACATCTTCGAGTCCTGA
- a CDS encoding DUF421 domain-containing protein: protein MDWSQMFFQGWEGIVRTIVVGMLAYACLVLFLRISGKRTLAKLNAFDLVVTVALGSTLSSILLQQSLGLARGATAIGLLILMQYLVTFLSVRASGFARFVRSEPTLLARDGRFCRDTMLRQRITEEEVTSAVRSNGVRGVEATRAVILESDGTISVI, encoded by the coding sequence ATGGATTGGTCGCAGATGTTCTTCCAGGGGTGGGAAGGAATCGTCCGCACGATCGTCGTGGGCATGCTGGCCTACGCCTGCCTGGTGCTGTTCCTCCGCATCTCGGGCAAGCGCACCCTGGCGAAGCTCAACGCCTTCGATCTGGTCGTGACGGTCGCGCTCGGCTCCACCCTGTCTTCGATCCTGTTGCAGCAGTCCCTCGGCCTCGCCAGGGGCGCGACAGCGATCGGGCTGCTCATCCTGATGCAGTATCTCGTCACCTTCCTCTCCGTCCGGGCGAGCGGCTTTGCCCGCTTCGTCCGCTCCGAGCCGACGCTGCTCGCCCGCGATGGCCGTTTCTGCCGCGACACGATGCTCCGCCAGCGGATCACCGAGGAAGAGGTGACGAGTGCCGTTCGTTCGAATGGAGTTCGGGGGGTGGAGGCGACACGAGCCGTCATTCTCGAAAGCGATGGGACGATCAGCGTCATCTGA
- a CDS encoding phospholipase D-like domain-containing protein: MMKPSLSQGNTPLLSAGSNCWRVAHADRAALIVDAADYFRAVKDAFLKARHSIYLIGWDFDTRISFEPEGAELEGPNQLGPCLRWLVKHRPDLNVYILKWDLGTLFALGRGTTPFALLGWTTNRRLHFKLDRMHPPGAAHHQKIVVVDDVLAFCGGIDMTADRWDTREHLDEDPRRVRPSGRSYGPWHDATAAVDDGAARALGDLARERWRRATGEELEPPPPSQAAIWPARIEPTFRNVTLGIARTMPGDDDTDDVREVERLTLDAVRAARHTIYCESQYFASRAVAEAIASRLVEKDGPEIVIINPLSADGFLEAEVMDSSRAQMFDIVRQADMYERFRIFTPVAEGGRPIYVHAKILVVDDVLFRIGSSNLNNRSMGFDTECDLVIEAAPEDADLRRRIADVADDLLAEHLGCEPQVVRKARLDRNGSLIAAIDALRGSGRTLQPFEPAPINAAEEKLAESDALDPERPPRLLRSLLSSLRSHASNFR, encoded by the coding sequence ATGATGAAACCCTCGCTTTCGCAAGGAAACACGCCGCTTCTGTCTGCCGGCAGCAACTGCTGGCGGGTGGCCCATGCCGACCGCGCGGCGCTCATCGTCGACGCGGCGGACTATTTCCGCGCAGTCAAGGATGCGTTCCTCAAGGCGCGCCATTCCATCTATCTGATAGGCTGGGACTTCGACACCCGCATCAGCTTCGAACCTGAAGGCGCGGAGCTGGAAGGGCCGAACCAGTTGGGACCATGTCTCCGCTGGCTGGTGAAACATCGGCCGGATCTCAACGTCTACATCCTGAAGTGGGACCTCGGTACACTCTTTGCCCTCGGACGCGGCACCACCCCTTTCGCGCTTCTCGGCTGGACGACGAATCGGCGGCTGCACTTCAAGCTGGACCGGATGCATCCGCCTGGTGCGGCGCACCACCAGAAGATCGTCGTCGTGGACGATGTCCTCGCCTTCTGTGGCGGCATCGACATGACCGCGGACCGTTGGGACACCCGTGAGCACCTCGACGAGGATCCCAGACGGGTGCGGCCGAGCGGGCGGTCCTACGGTCCGTGGCATGACGCGACTGCGGCCGTCGACGATGGCGCCGCTCGCGCACTGGGCGATCTTGCTCGGGAGCGCTGGCGGCGGGCGACCGGCGAGGAACTCGAACCACCGCCGCCGAGCCAGGCGGCGATCTGGCCGGCCCGCATCGAACCGACGTTCCGCAACGTGACGCTGGGCATCGCGCGAACCATGCCCGGGGACGACGATACCGATGACGTGCGGGAGGTCGAGCGGCTGACGCTCGACGCGGTGCGCGCCGCCCGACACACCATCTATTGCGAGAGCCAGTACTTCGCGTCGAGGGCCGTCGCAGAGGCCATCGCCTCCCGCCTCGTCGAGAAGGACGGCCCCGAGATCGTCATCATCAATCCCCTGTCGGCTGACGGTTTCCTCGAGGCCGAGGTGATGGATTCGTCGCGCGCGCAGATGTTCGATATCGTCCGGCAGGCGGACATGTACGAGCGGTTCCGCATCTTCACGCCAGTGGCCGAAGGGGGCCGACCGATCTACGTGCACGCCAAGATCCTCGTCGTCGACGACGTCCTGTTCAGGATCGGATCGTCCAACCTGAACAACCGGTCGATGGGATTCGACACGGAATGCGACCTCGTGATCGAAGCCGCGCCGGAGGACGCCGATCTGCGCCGGCGGATCGCAGACGTTGCGGACGATCTTCTGGCAGAGCATCTCGGCTGCGAACCGCAGGTCGTCCGGAAGGCCCGCCTCGACAGGAACGGGTCGCTTATCGCAGCCATCGATGCGTTGCGCGGCAGCGGACGCACGCTGCAGCCTTTCGAGCCCGCGCCGATCAACGCTGCCGAGGAGAAACTGGCCGAGAGCGATGCGCTCGATCCGGAACGGCCGCCGCGGCTCCTGAGATCCCTCCTGTCGTCCCTCCGCTCCCACGCCTCCAACTTTCGCTGA
- a CDS encoding cytochrome c oxidase assembly protein, with translation MTRQTRADHPVSATMVSERGARLLLGSGLLLLAMLWLGPLPEMARRAFSPHMVLHLGVTVVAAPLIALGLIGLSRDRAVRHPVAWALGASLFEMLVVWGWHAPVLHEAAAARLPAFVAQQASFFCAGLLIWVTALAGRSRAMAGVSVFAMLFTFMHMAMLGLLLSLAPGLLYDPAYCLGAWGFDPLDDQRLGGALMAVLGGLPYLAGGLALTWRMLDD, from the coding sequence ATGACCCGGCAGACACGCGCCGATCATCCCGTGAGCGCGACGATGGTCTCGGAGCGCGGCGCGAGGCTCCTGCTCGGCAGCGGGCTACTCCTGCTCGCGATGCTGTGGCTCGGACCGCTGCCCGAAATGGCGCGTCGCGCCTTTTCCCCGCACATGGTCCTGCACCTGGGGGTCACGGTGGTGGCCGCTCCGCTGATTGCGCTGGGGTTGATCGGGCTATCGCGCGACAGGGCGGTCCGTCATCCGGTCGCCTGGGCGCTCGGCGCTTCCTTGTTCGAGATGCTGGTCGTCTGGGGCTGGCACGCACCCGTGCTGCACGAGGCCGCGGCGGCGCGGCTTCCCGCCTTCGTGGCCCAGCAGGCGAGCTTCTTCTGTGCAGGCCTGCTGATCTGGGTGACCGCCCTTGCCGGCAGAAGCCGTGCGATGGCCGGCGTCAGCGTCTTTGCCATGCTCTTCACCTTCATGCACATGGCCATGCTGGGTCTGCTTCTGTCGCTTGCACCCGGTCTTCTCTACGACCCCGCCTACTGCCTGGGTGCGTGGGGGTTCGACCCGCTGGACGACCAGCGGCTGGGGGGAGCCCTGATGGCGGTTCTGGGCGGATTGCCCTACCTTGCGGGCGGGCTGGCGCTGACCTGGCGAATGCTCGACGATTGA